One Argentina anserina chromosome 6, drPotAnse1.1, whole genome shotgun sequence genomic window, TTATTGACATGGAACCTGATAGCAATGCCCGTCCCTAATCCAACCCTTGCCATTTGATCAATGCACCACTGCTACATTATACAATGATAAACTCAAAATTATACCGACTATCCTTACCTGTTTCTTACTGTATTTGAACAGCGAGCAACATAATTTCTTTGCCAGTTATAATTGAGGAACTGGATTCTTCAGTGGTCGAATGTGCAGACCCCTTTTcatctccaaatcttcaactAAATGCAACCAAGGAATCAACAAAGTTTCAGGGGTTCATAGTTGAGCGTTTGAGTGAGAATAATTCAATACATGAAAAAATGTTAGCCACTCTTCAAGTGACATcagacccagcccaaagtgtATTGGAAATGATTAAAAGCTCTTTTGGTCAGTGTTGGAGAGAACGAGGTTTTTGTTCAGAACTAACTGTCATGAAGAGTTACGTTTACCTACTGGAGACACTAATGAGAGTGTCAAAGCACATCAGACCTCATGTGAAAGAAGATGCAAGAAAGCTGGCAGTGCAGTGGAAAGCTAGAATGAGAGCCGATGCTGGCAACTCTTTAGAGATTTTGCTATTTTTGCAGTTCATAGCTACATATGAATTGCTCTCTACCATAGATGGTGGTGACATTGTCAACCTCCTTGGGGTGATTTCTCGGCACAGACAGGCTCTAGAACTATGTCAGACAGTTGGTTTTGCAGATAAAATTCCTGGTAAGTTTCATGAAATTTGGCGGCGTGCTCTATGTTTTGCTCTACCATTactcttatttattttatggTGCTACTGAATTTATATCTGCCGATTACAACAAAATGGTAATGTGTTTATAACTAGCTATATGAGTGTCCAGATAACGTTGTTTTGTTCCTTTTGCCAAGATGATAAATATCCTACTGTTGATTTTATACTGCCTTGAGGAGATAATTGGCTAGAAGATTAGCAAATGGTTAGAAGTGAGATTGTCAAACCTATGATGTAAGTAATGTATTATGAGAAATATAAAATGGAGTTGACTAGGACAAGATTCACAGAATTACATTGCTAGCAATTATTATACGGTAAGTTGGTCTTTTATTAACTGTGGTTCAGAAGCTTTGTAAATTTCTGTTTAATAGTATGAATCTGTTGTTTGGAACAATCCTCTCCTACGTTAAGAGTATCATAAAGTCATGTTCTTGAATCACTGCATTCTGAATTTCTCTTGCATAGTTAAAACTCGGTTCTAATCTCTTCTTTTCCCTCTAAAATATGCTTTCGCTTATCCAATTCTCATTGATATTGAGCTACTTTGATGGATGCTACAATTCTGTGTTATTTTTACAGGTTTTATTCAAAATCTTATTGAGAGGAAGCAGCTAATTGGTGCTGTTAGATGCATTTGCAGCTTCAAGTTAATTGACAAGTTCCCGGCCGTACAACTCTTGAAAGATCATGTGGATGATGCAAGAAAGCATGCCAGAGAAATTTGCATAAACAAGTTATCATTTAGTGAAACGGTACAAGCTCTTCCTCGAACACTTTTCATAACTGCTTCTTGAATGGATAAATTTAGGACCATCTTTAATGTGTATATACATCATTATGGCCTACTTTTGCTTACAGGAGAAGGTTGTAGATGGTCTAGTAGGTGATTTAAGAGCTGTACATCAATGCATCAAAGACTACAATCTTGAATCTGAATTTCCATCTGGAGACATCGAAGTAGAAGTGGTTCAGCTGGGAAGACTGAAGGAGCATTACAGAagtttggcaccatcccttGCCTCCACGGTTGATCAACAAGATCagaggaaaagaaagagagtCAAGAGACCAAACACCAGCACTTCTGCCCCCTTTTTCATACCACAACAGCTTGAACAAAGCAATCATCAGAATGCTGTATCCACTGCTATACCCTATGCATTGCCTATTTCCACTTCAATATACTCAGAGTCAAGTTCATCATCTAGGCTGTACGCAAATTATGGACTCCCGGGACAGTTTGGTATGGCGGCCAACGACCATGCAAATGTTGAGAATACTGAAGTTGGCTTGATGCTAAGTTTGAAAGGCCAATATCTATCGCATTCCAGAAATCCAGTCGCAGTGCACAGTGCTGATCATCACTATTCTAATATAGTCATCCTTGAATGATCCATAAACTGATAGGAGGCCACAGGTTTAGGCAGGTAACAGGCTAGGCTCTAGTTTTATCCGTATTTGTGTTTAATGGCACGACTTTTCTAATTGCATCACCATTATCTAGTAGAAGTCTAAAGTCTTAACTGATCATATATTTTGTTGCAAGTTCGAAGCCGTCGACATAGATGGACTAGTTAAAATGTTTCAGAAGCTTCAGACTAGTGTGCAGTTTTTTAGGGAAGTAATGATATGATGCAAGTTTGAAATGGTTATGATAGATTGATAGTATCATATTTTTTGTTAAACTTTGTTGAATCTCACTCCCCTTATAAACATAAAATTGACAGTTAGAAGCCCCAATCGAAATTAGACGGAGTTAGTGAAATGTTTCAGAAGCTTGAGACTAGTATTCAGTTAGTAGGGGAAGAATATGATATGATACAAAATTGAAAGGGTTCTGATAGTATCATAGTATTAACAAGGGGCAGGTTGTACTAAACAACATAGAAGCAATGAAGGTACTCGTACATGCATACCCAAGGTTGTCCATAGTGATCTGATCTGCCTTGGGAGCAATTGTATCCTATGGAATAGAACCATGTAGAAGAAGTCTTAAGTCTTAATCGATTATGCCGCTAAAGGCCTAAAAGTTAGAAATCATAGACATAGAGTAGTTGACATGTTTCAGAAGCTGGCGACTATAGAACATTAGCTTGGGGAAGAATATCATACAATTTTGAAATGGTTCTGATAGTAACAGAGTATTAACAAGGCTGGGGGTAGTTGAATTTCACTCCACTTATACTATAACAACAAGGAGTACCCTCATATGAAGAGAACCTTGTTTATGAAAATTTGTGACAATGAGGCCATACATGAATCCCATGAACTCTGAAAGTTGAGAAATATAATGACCAGCAACCAATTAAGGCTGATAGACCTTCAGTTTCGATCATTATGTCATATCACTTTCTTTCCATTTACATGATATACCTTCTACCTGCAATGGAATAAAGCTTTCTCTTACACCTCCTCTGTTTAGTATCCATGAACCAGATACGTCAAAACGAACGGCCCCTATCATTTAAGGACTCATGGGCAAGCCCCTGACAATTTTTCAGAGACATATATGCATGACCAAATAGAGGAACGAGCCCCATTCATTTTCAGTCTGCGTCTGAATTTGAGCAACAGAGCTTCCTTAAATTCAACTGACCCATAATTTTCAAGCAAGAAGCTTTCCAAATTGACCCCATTCTCTGCCTATCTATGTCACTAATTCTCAAGCATTCAAAGCAGTGAATGGGGTTCTCTAAGAATCTGGAGGcatctaaattattatatctTGACCCATAGAGGATGCATCAATAAATATCATGAGCCTATGAAACTTTGTACCATTACAATATGTCATTCAAACATGTACCCCGGAAATCATACATTACTCATTCTTCAACACTTATATTCACCGAGTCTAACACTATGTCATTCAACATGTTACAGTAATACATGGACTATACAACAGAATCATACATTACTTAATTTTCAACATTTCATCTCAATATCCGATTCTCCTAACAACACTTTGCCAAAAATGACTTCAATTTCTCATCCACCCCACTTTTTTACCTCATTTATTGGGTGGTAAACACTCTAgagtaaaaattaaaaaaaaatgtaacttcacttttcaagtttcaactcttATGCGGCCTTTGAATATTCACAaagtcaaaaataaataaatattcaatTCCTAAGTCTGAATCGTACCTCGCAAGCTTCACAAGAACCTCAATTTAGCCCCAAATTCCAATTTTTCTAGGGTTTCTCAGAACCGCGATCAGTCTCTAATGGAGACTCTTAAAGCCTTCTCCTTTTCTCCAATTCCATCTCTTCTGAACTAAATGCACTACTGGGTTCCAATTCTCACCCAACACAATGGACAAGATCGCCGCAGAGTTACAAGACAGCGTGCTCGACCTGACCCGGCAGCTGACGGAGCTCCAGGCCCTCTACGAGTCGACCCGAACCCACCACCTGACCCGAATGCAAGCTCTGGACCAGAGGGAGCTTCAATTGCAGGCCAGAGAGCTGAGGGTGAAGTCGGAAGCCGAATCGGTCCGGGAACGATGGAGCTCTCTGGAGATCAGAGAGAGGGAGCTGGAGGATCGTGCCGAAAAGCTTGAGGTGAAGGAGGTGGAGAGGGAGGGGCAGTTGGGTCTGCTGGAAAAGTCGGtggaggagagggagaggaggtTGGATGAGCTACATGAGTCGTTGGAGGAGCAGAGGAGGCATTCCAAGGCGCTGCAGGAGGTGCTGGAGGAGCAATTGGGGTCGGTATCGCGGCGTATGAGGCAATGTGAAGAGAAGGCTAGAGGAACTGGATTGGAGCTTGTTGGTGGTGGCGGAGGGGTGGAGTTGGAGAGTTGCGAAATGGGGAGTGTTTTGAATGCAGGGGAGGTTGTGAAGCTTATTGGGGTCATTTCGAGGAGTAATGAGATTGTGAAGTTGTGTCAGGGTGTTGATTCTGCTGATAAGATGAGAGGTAGTTGTTTTCGAGAATTTTGGGTTTCGtgttatatttgttgttgaattgATTTGCTAGATGATGATCTTGTGTATCATGTAGTAGTGGGAAGTTATGATGAATATTAGCAAATGGCTAGGAGTTGATTGATCAGTTTTTGATTAGCTTTGCAAGTCAGGATTAGCTTTAGGATCAGTTTTTTTCCAATGTAAATATGGTTTTGTTTCTTGATGAATTTTTGTTGTAGTGACTTCTTTATGTTTAGCTAGCTGATGATACTATGGAAATTCCCTTTTGAGATTTGTGTCTGGCAGTTTGTTGATCCTGTCACCTTGTTTCACTCTGAACAGATGTTATACGTATTCTCATTGAAAGAAAGCAACTGATAGAGGCTGTTAGCTTCATTTGCACCTTCAAGTTAACTGCTGAGTTCCCACCTAAACCACTCTTAAATGAGTTTGTGGAGGATGCAGAGATGTGGTGGAGTGAAACTTTCAGTCAGAAGAAATCACTTGTTGGAAAGGTAACATTGGCTATTCTTTGTAATATTTCCCAACTTCATAAACTGATCAATCTAGAACCATCTTTAATGTGAATACTGATCTATAGCTTTTCTCCCAGGAAAATGCTGTAGATGACCGAATTACTAGTCTAAGGGCTGTGGTTCAATGTGTTAAAGATTACAACCTACAGTCCAAGTACTCACTAGCAGACATAGTCGATGAAATTTCCGAGCTTGATAAACTAAAGGAAAATCTGCATTCGGTGGCATCTCTTGACATTATgatgaaaactaaaaaaattggaaaattAGAGGAGAAGAGGGAGGTGGTGTTATGTCTTCCATCGTATGATAAACAACACCAGAGGAAAAGGAGGAAACCCAGCACTTGCTCCCCCAGTTTTCGCACATTTCCTAGTTGCTGAAAAGAATGTGGTAGAACATAAATTTGTACTTGCTTTTTTTTGTAGAAATATTGAACCCTTCGCCTCGCAATTGGGATTAGCTAATTGATACGACATTTTTCTTTAGTAGTGATATGTGCACACCTTTTTGCATGATACACTTCACACACTATCCTCTTAGTCTGTTTAGTAAGCTGACTTTCCAATCTTTCTTAGCATTTGAATAATGTGAATAGTCTGATAGACTCATACCCGTTTGGAAAGCTCCACCAAATTCCTTTCCAAAAGAAGAGGTTCGGAGAGTTTAAGGAGGCAATGGCCACGAATCGTCAAAGATATGGCAGCTAGCACACTCCATTCAAGAATTATCATGCAAAATGAGGAATCACATGTATATTTGATTATGTCATGGTCGTGCAAGTGTTTATTGAAAAGATCTATTTTCTATGCTCATAATAGACTGAATAATGACGGAAAGTACGAGAAATATTAAGAATAAATGGATAGAAAATAGATTAAACTTGCGTACAACCTTATCCGAATTCTCTCATTTACCTACTTTTCacaatttaatataaaaatttaaaccGTTTAAAAGTTAAATAAACAACCTAGTACCATTTGGTCTTATAGTCTCTCCTTGTAAGTGAGAGGGTGTGAGTTCGATTAACAACAGACTCGTTGTAGCATATTAGTTGTtgtatttaataaaaaaaaagttaaataaatcaataaagatcatatttgcaaaaaaaaaattgatataaacaaaaatcgttttCATAGCCGATCACATTAAACAAATTGACGAATaatcatgagactactaactttcaccatgACTGTTCAttatttgatgcaatcgagtatatgatttttatttacattaattttttt contains:
- the LOC126800757 gene encoding uncharacterized protein LOC126800757: MDKIAAELQDSVLDLTRQLTELQALYESTRTHHLTRMQALDQRELQLQARELRVKSEAESVRERWSSLEIRERELEDRAEKLEVKEVEREGQLGLLEKSVEERERRLDELHESLEEQRRHSKALQEVLEEQLGSVSRRMRQCEEKARGTGLELVGGGGGVELESCEMGSVLNAGEVVKLIGVISRSNEIVKLCQGVDSADKMRDVIRILIERKQLIEAVSFICTFKLTAEFPPKPLLNEFVEDAEMWWSETFSQKKSLVGKENAVDDRITSLRAVVQCVKDYNLQSKYSLADIVDEISELDKLKENLHSVASLDIMMKTKKIGKLEEKREVVLCLPSYDKQHQRKRRKPSTCSPSFRTFPSC